From the Kitasatospora atroaurantiaca genome, the window TGGTGTCAGGCATGAGATTTTCACATCTGATCGATGCGCGGATCACTGGCCGCCCCTGCATGGCGCGTGGGAGTTTCTGATACGTGGGCGGTCGAAGGCTTCATGCCTGTTTCCGCGTCACCGACATGGAGGCACTGAGGCCGGTATCCCGTCGGCCTCCCAATCCCGTCGGGCTCGCATTTCCGCGAAGGCCGGCAACCATGATCGATCAGGAGTTCCACATGACCACTAATGCCAATCCAGAAGTGGCGGCGGCGCAGCCCGCTCCGCCGCAGACACCGCCGGCCGCCGGCCCCGGGGCCATGTGGATTGTCCTCACGGGCGTCTTCATGGCCACGCTCGACTTCTTCATCGTCAATGTCGCCATCCCCTCGGCACAGCAGGACCTCAAGGCCAGCGCCTCGGCGATCCAGTGGATCGTCGCGGGCTTCGGCCTGACGTACGGCGCCGGCCTGATCACCGGCGGGCGGCTGGGTGACATCTTCGGCCGGCGTGCGATGTTCGCGACCGGCCTGGCGCTGTTCACCCTCACCTCGGTGCTCTGCGGCGTCGCTCCCAGCGCCGGCTTCCTGGTCGTGGCTCGCCTCGCCCAGGGTGCGACCGCGGCGCTGATGTCGCCGCAGGTCCTCGCCGTGCTGCGGACCGTCTACCAGGGCGCGGCCCAGCTCCGGGCCTTCAGCATGTACGGCCTGGCGATGGGCCTGGCCGCGGTCTTCGGCCAGCTCATCGGCGGTCTGCTGATGAAGGCCGACCTCTTCGACCTCGGGTGGCGTTCCTGCTTCCTGATCAACCTTCCGATCGGCATCGTCGCGCTGCTGCTGACCTTCAAGTACGTGCCGGAGTCCAAGTCGCCGGTCAAGTCCAAGCTCGACCTGGTCGGCATGGTGCTGGTCACCGGTGCGCTGGTGGCCCTGGTGCTGCCGCTGATCCAGGGCCGTGAGCAGGGCTGGCCGCTGTGGACCGAGGCGTCGCTGGTCGGCTCCGTGGTGCTGTTCCTGGCCTTCGCGCTGTACGAGCGTGCGCTGACGGCCAAGGGCGGTTCCCCGCTGGTCAACCTCTCGATGTTCACCGACCGGGCCTTCACCGCGGGCCTGCTGGCCCAGCTGGTCTTCTGGATGGGCCAGGC encodes:
- a CDS encoding MFS transporter yields the protein MTTNANPEVAAAQPAPPQTPPAAGPGAMWIVLTGVFMATLDFFIVNVAIPSAQQDLKASASAIQWIVAGFGLTYGAGLITGGRLGDIFGRRAMFATGLALFTLTSVLCGVAPSAGFLVVARLAQGATAALMSPQVLAVLRTVYQGAAQLRAFSMYGLAMGLAAVFGQLIGGLLMKADLFDLGWRSCFLINLPIGIVALLLTFKYVPESKSPVKSKLDLVGMVLVTGALVALVLPLIQGREQGWPLWTEASLVGSVVLFLAFALYERALTAKGGSPLVNLSMFTDRAFTAGLLAQLVFWMGQASFFLVFALYIQFGRGLDALEAGVVFVAIGAGYLVTSTTAHKIAAKLGRQVLALGGLLCSVGLVLVGVEVHQIGVGGSVWWLVPGLVLDGAGMGMAVAPLAATVLTRINPQYAGAASGVLSTALQIGNALGVALIGLIFYNALDLSAGPATYAHAFQLSLFYSIGIGVVLAAIVQLLPRGNTGK